GAAATAAAGGAGATTCAAATGCTTTATTAGTCCGATTTGGTTACTTACTTAAAGTATATATTACAAAATTATTGCATAAATGAAAAAAAGTCCAATCGTTAGACTGGACTTTCATTTATAATTCACAACTAATAATTCGATTATTAAAGTTTATTCATATTATTGGCTAAAGTTTCAATAAACTTACTGATTGGACCTTTAACCATCATGGCCATCATGGCGTTAAATTCACCTTCAAAAAATAACTGAACAGCACTTTCTGAATCCGAAATACTATCAATATTTGAAATTAAAGTAAAAGGAAGCTTATCACTTGCAGCACCCAAAACGATTTTATTAGGAGCTATTTTGTCTTTCATTTTAAGTTTTATTTCCGGCATCCCTTTTAGTCCAAAAATAAAAGCATCTTCCCCGGTTACTTCAAATTTAGCTATATTATCCGGCATTAATTTTTCAAAACTCTTTACATCAGACAGTAAACCAAATAATTCCTGGGCTGATTTCTGAACGGTAACTTTTGGACTTTCTAAGTTCATTTTGTTTTATCGTTTTTTATTATTTTTCTGGTAAAGTTCCTAAAAGGCAGATTAGACCTTATATTATTCCTGTCTCCACGTTGAAGGACTAACACTCCAGTCTTGTAAAGTTGTTTGCTGATCTTCACTAATATATTGTTTCTGAACAGCTAAACTTAATAAGTTTTCATAATTACTCAATGTAAATAAATCAATATTTGCATTTTTGAAATTTTCTTCAGCAACACTAAAACCATAAGTAAAAATGGCTGCCATCCCTTTAATATTTGCACCTTCATTACGTAAAGCTTCTACAGCCATAAGACTGCTGTTACCAGTGCTGATTAAATCTTCGACAACAATAACATTCTGACCTTTTTGCAAAAAGCCTTCAACCTGATTTTGTCTTCCGTGTTTTTTCG
The Flavobacterium flavigenum genome window above contains:
- a CDS encoding SRPBCC family protein, whose translation is MNLESPKVTVQKSAQELFGLLSDVKSFEKLMPDNIAKFEVTGEDAFIFGLKGMPEIKLKMKDKIAPNKIVLGAASDKLPFTLISNIDSISDSESAVQLFFEGEFNAMMAMMVKGPISKFIETLANNMNKL
- the pyrE gene encoding orotate phosphoribosyltransferase, which produces MIFNKDTAEKTAELLLQINAIKLNPENPFTWASGWKSPIYCDNRLILSFPIIRNYIRDEFAKNIEKQFGKPDVIAGVATGAIGIGILVAESLGLPFVYVRPEPKKHGRQNQVEGFLQKGQNVIVVEDLISTGNSSLMAVEALRNEGANIKGMAAIFTYGFSVAEENFKNANIDLFTLSNYENLLSLAVQKQYISEDQQTTLQDWSVSPSTWRQE